The following are encoded in a window of Polynucleobacter sp. VK25 genomic DNA:
- a CDS encoding TonB-dependent receptor, translated as MNMNYRFRKFTCSSLHALIALLLINTAHAEGQADSLPQLDVTGVRDNGQGFLAPNKVLAGDELQNKLSGTLGATLANELGISATGYGAGSSRPVIRGLDGARVQILQNGLSVGDVSSISPDHAVASPMQNTHQIEILRGASALLYGSGSSGGLVNVVNDRIVTTMPDTVSGAINTSYETVNQGKTANIELDAPAGPLALHFDSAISNSNNYRIPGYAEQGGPNANWSINPGESVNVPYSGKLPFSFSNQNSMGLGASYVRSDGYTGISMERMNHNYGIPTAEGGFIQQSQNRYDIAHQSNDPFDGFSSVKISAANTNYQHTEFTNNGVASTQWNNTATEARLELAHRELLGSKGILGVQITGATLNATDLSTNNYAIVPQTKSNSSALFLVEEGRYGLLKTNLGVRYNYATQNPNSGTQFPSAASQDFVPSLYGPPSLQSRQFNLMSYSAGGMLDIARGYGVGLTYTVSQRAPSAQELYSYGPHDSTATFDIGNSNLGIETSHNLELSFQKTLGIVRSKASIYKNQFNNFIYGFYTGAYSQANDNFSVVQASQANATIQGAEAELSYNYGENGVGGRIFGDVSQGTFTGGGNLPMQPAPRIGTELSYLHKGWLAGASYIYSYQQNKLASWEIGPTPSYNLVNANLSYTERVGKVNWTGYLILKNLLNEEIRYATSPMAVRLYAPQPGRSLMVGVRAAF; from the coding sequence ATGAATATGAATTATCGCTTTAGAAAATTTACCTGCTCATCGCTACATGCCTTGATCGCGCTGCTGCTTATAAATACTGCTCACGCGGAAGGTCAAGCGGATTCTTTACCGCAACTTGATGTCACGGGGGTGCGTGATAACGGACAAGGATTCTTGGCGCCTAACAAAGTATTGGCTGGTGATGAGCTTCAGAACAAACTATCAGGTACGCTTGGTGCAACACTAGCAAATGAATTAGGCATCTCAGCTACAGGTTATGGTGCTGGATCTTCAAGGCCGGTTATTCGTGGCTTAGATGGTGCACGTGTACAAATTCTACAAAATGGCTTGTCTGTTGGAGATGTCTCTAGTATCTCCCCTGATCACGCCGTTGCAAGTCCAATGCAAAACACGCATCAAATTGAAATTTTGCGTGGCGCTTCCGCCCTGCTTTATGGCTCGGGCTCAAGCGGTGGGCTAGTGAATGTTGTAAATGACCGAATTGTTACAACAATGCCCGATACAGTTTCTGGCGCCATAAATACTAGCTACGAAACCGTTAATCAAGGCAAGACCGCCAATATTGAATTAGATGCTCCCGCTGGACCATTGGCACTTCATTTTGATTCAGCAATTAGCAACTCAAATAACTATCGCATTCCAGGCTATGCAGAGCAAGGTGGCCCAAACGCAAATTGGTCTATCAATCCTGGTGAGTCAGTCAACGTCCCTTATAGCGGCAAACTGCCCTTCTCTTTTAGCAATCAAAATAGCATGGGTTTAGGCGCAAGTTATGTTCGATCAGATGGATATACCGGCATCTCCATGGAGCGCATGAATCATAACTACGGCATTCCGACTGCCGAGGGAGGATTTATTCAGCAGTCTCAAAATCGTTACGACATTGCACATCAATCCAACGACCCATTTGATGGCTTTAGCTCTGTCAAAATCAGCGCTGCCAACACGAATTATCAACATACTGAATTTACTAATAATGGTGTTGCTTCCACGCAATGGAATAACACTGCAACTGAAGCACGTCTAGAGTTGGCTCATAGAGAGTTATTGGGATCTAAAGGGATCTTAGGGGTGCAAATTACCGGCGCAACCTTAAATGCGACTGATTTATCGACTAATAATTACGCAATTGTTCCGCAGACTAAGTCAAATTCATCCGCCCTGTTTTTGGTTGAGGAAGGTCGGTATGGCCTATTAAAAACAAATCTAGGAGTGCGTTATAACTACGCTACCCAAAATCCAAACTCAGGTACGCAGTTTCCAAGTGCCGCTAGTCAAGATTTTGTGCCAAGCTTATATGGACCACCATCACTTCAAAGTCGTCAATTTAATTTAATGTCGTATTCCGCCGGAGGGATGTTGGATATTGCAAGAGGATATGGTGTTGGACTTACTTACACTGTTTCTCAAAGAGCCCCATCAGCTCAAGAGCTGTATTCATATGGACCACATGATTCAACTGCGACATTTGATATTGGAAACTCGAATTTAGGCATTGAAACATCGCATAACCTTGAATTGAGTTTTCAAAAAACGCTTGGGATCGTTCGCAGCAAGGCTAGCATTTATAAAAACCAATTTAATAACTTTATTTACGGTTTCTACACAGGCGCCTATAGCCAAGCCAACGACAATTTTTCAGTTGTACAAGCCTCTCAAGCAAATGCAACTATTCAGGGCGCAGAAGCAGAGCTAAGTTACAACTATGGTGAAAATGGTGTTGGTGGGCGGATATTTGGGGATGTATCACAAGGTACATTTACCGGAGGAGGGAATCTTCCTATGCAGCCAGCCCCTCGCATTGGCACTGAATTATCTTATTTACACAAAGGTTGGTTGGCAGGCGCTAGCTACATCTACAGTTACCAACAAAATAAATTGGCCAGCTGGGAAATTGGACCAACGCCAAGCTATAACCTAGTCAATGCCAACCTTTCTTATACAGAGCGCGTTGGAAAGGTAAATTGGACCGGTTATCTCATTCTGAAGAACTTGCTAAATGAAGAGATTCGCTACGCCACATCTCCTATGGCAGTCAGACTGTACGCTCCGCAACCAGGAAGAAGTCTAATGGTGGGTGTAAGAGCCGCCTTCTAA
- the glmM gene encoding phosphoglucosamine mutase yields MKKQYFGTDGIRGEVGQFPIVPEFMTRLGYAAGKVLTRDAKSGERCKILIGKDTRVSGYLLEAALEAGFAAAGVDVMLCGPIPTPGVAYLTKALRLSAGLVISASHNPYQDNGIKFFSAKGDKLSDDFELAIEAELENPMGCVNSKELGKAFRLDDAAGRYIEFCKSTFPGELNLKGMKLVVDCANGAAYHTAPHVFHELGAEVISIGVSPDGRNINDGCGATAPAALIAKVKEVKADLGIALDGDADRLQMVDASGRLFNGDELLYVLAKDRLDRGQKIGGAVGTLMTNLAVENAIKELGIGFERANVGDRYVLELLKQNGWIIGGEGSGHLLCLDQHTTGDGTIAALQVLAAMSQNKKSLAQLLDLVKIYPQVLLNVKFKPGYDWKSDEILKRQIAKVEADLQDIGRILIRASGTEPLLRVMVETKDADVAMRAAKSIADLVPTA; encoded by the coding sequence ATGAAAAAACAATACTTTGGCACAGACGGCATCCGGGGAGAGGTGGGGCAATTTCCTATCGTTCCCGAGTTTATGACTCGCTTAGGCTACGCTGCAGGCAAAGTATTAACACGTGACGCGAAGTCTGGTGAGCGTTGCAAAATTCTTATCGGTAAAGACACGCGGGTATCTGGATATTTATTAGAGGCCGCTTTAGAGGCTGGCTTTGCTGCTGCCGGAGTGGATGTAATGTTGTGTGGACCCATCCCAACTCCTGGAGTTGCATACCTCACTAAAGCCTTGCGTTTATCGGCTGGCTTAGTGATCTCAGCATCTCACAATCCTTATCAAGATAACGGCATCAAGTTTTTTTCTGCAAAGGGTGACAAGTTATCCGATGATTTTGAATTAGCTATAGAGGCTGAATTAGAGAACCCAATGGGATGCGTAAATTCAAAAGAACTTGGTAAGGCCTTTCGTTTAGACGATGCTGCGGGACGCTACATTGAGTTTTGTAAATCAACATTCCCTGGAGAGCTAAATCTCAAGGGAATGAAGCTCGTAGTAGATTGCGCTAATGGCGCCGCTTATCACACAGCCCCTCATGTTTTTCATGAGCTAGGTGCTGAGGTTATTTCAATAGGCGTAAGTCCAGATGGCCGCAATATCAATGATGGTTGTGGTGCAACCGCTCCGGCAGCACTTATTGCTAAGGTTAAAGAGGTCAAAGCAGATTTAGGCATTGCTTTAGATGGTGATGCCGATCGCTTGCAAATGGTAGATGCCTCTGGTCGATTATTTAATGGTGACGAGCTTCTTTATGTATTGGCAAAAGACCGCTTGGATCGTGGCCAAAAGATTGGTGGTGCTGTAGGCACTTTAATGACCAATTTAGCAGTTGAAAACGCCATCAAGGAACTGGGCATAGGTTTTGAGCGCGCAAATGTTGGCGATCGCTACGTTCTAGAGCTACTTAAGCAGAATGGCTGGATCATTGGCGGTGAGGGTTCTGGCCACTTACTTTGTCTTGATCAACATACGACTGGTGATGGAACCATTGCAGCGCTCCAGGTATTGGCCGCCATGAGTCAAAACAAAAAAAGTCTTGCACAGCTTCTTGATTTAGTAAAAATCTATCCACAGGTACTTTTGAATGTGAAATTTAAACCTGGCTATGACTGGAAGTCCGACGAGATCTTAAAAAGACAAATCGCAAAGGTTGAGGCTGATCTTCAAGATATTGGCAGAATCTTAATACGTGCCTCTGGAACAGAACCCTTATTGCGCGTGATGGTTGAGACTAAGGATGCTGATGTTGCAATGCGAGCAGCTAAAAGTATTGCTGATTTAGTTCCAACTGCATAA
- the folP gene encoding dihydropteroate synthase: MPTTWRCGRFLFDFDKRKRPIVMGILNATPDSFSDGGRFRTPKDAITQAEYMIANGVDLIDIGGESTRPGAEPVELQEELDRVLPVIEALKDCGVPLSIDTYKAETMRQALHAGVDCVNDIWALRQSGSVDAVLENKSCGIVLMHMQRDPLTMQFDPSYQDVVNDVKEFLKERVELLLAEGVDGNRIAIDPGFGFGKNLEHNLTMLANFAQFSTLGVPVLAGISRKSMLGKITGKDSNDRVAASISAAIMAADRGTKIVRVHDVAETVDALKLWEAIQ; encoded by the coding sequence ATGCCCACAACTTGGCGTTGTGGGCGTTTTCTTTTTGATTTCGATAAACGTAAGCGCCCGATTGTTATGGGTATTCTGAACGCAACTCCAGATTCATTCTCTGATGGTGGAAGATTCAGAACCCCTAAGGACGCAATTACTCAAGCAGAGTACATGATTGCTAATGGTGTCGATCTGATTGATATTGGCGGTGAGTCAACAAGACCCGGTGCTGAGCCTGTCGAATTGCAGGAAGAATTAGACAGGGTGCTGCCGGTAATTGAAGCACTTAAGGATTGCGGTGTGCCTTTATCAATAGACACTTATAAGGCGGAAACGATGCGTCAAGCATTGCATGCTGGAGTGGATTGCGTAAATGATATTTGGGCTCTTCGTCAAAGCGGTTCGGTTGATGCTGTTTTAGAAAATAAAAGTTGTGGCATTGTGCTGATGCATATGCAGCGCGATCCTCTCACCATGCAATTTGATCCCAGCTATCAAGATGTCGTTAATGATGTTAAAGAATTCCTAAAAGAGCGGGTCGAATTATTGCTTGCCGAGGGTGTTGATGGGAATCGAATTGCTATTGATCCTGGCTTTGGTTTTGGTAAAAACCTAGAACACAATCTGACTATGCTGGCGAACTTTGCTCAGTTTTCAACTTTGGGTGTTCCCGTGCTTGCAGGAATCTCTCGAAAGTCCATGCTTGGCAAGATTACTGGCAAGGATAGTAATGATCGTGTTGCCGCTAGTATTTCTGCCGCCATTATGGCTGCTGATAGAGGTACAAAAATTGTCCGGGTACATGATGTAGCGGAAACGGTAGATGCATTAAAGCTTTGGGAAGCGATTCAATAG
- the ftsH gene encoding ATP-dependent zinc metalloprotease FtsH, with amino-acid sequence MNSNMFQKIGVWLIVGLVLFTVFKQFDKPKDQTQVTYSQFMDDAKAGKVKRVDVQGRTLQVTPADGNKYSIISPGDIWMVGDLMKYGVQVTGKADDEPNMLVSALYYLGPTLLIIGFWFFMMRQMQGGGKGGAFSFGKSKARLIDENSNTVTFADVAGCDEAKEEVFEIVDFLKDPQKFQKLGGRIPHGVLLVGPPGTGKTLLARAIAGEAKVPFFSISGSDFVEMFVGVGASRVRDMFENAKKNSPCIIFIDEIDAVGRHRGAGMGGGNDEREQTLNQMLVEMDGFESNSGVIVVAATNRSDVLDKALLRPGRFDRQVHVGLPDIRGREQILQVHMRKVPIDPDVNAAVLARGTPGFSGADLANLVNESALFAARRNKRAVDMKDFEDAKDKIYMGPERKSAVMREEERRNTAYHESGHAVVAKILPKADPVHKVTIMPRGMALGVTWQLPEFDRVNLYKDRMMEELAILFGGRAAEEVFLHSMSTGASNDFERATKMARDMVTRYGMSDSLGTMVYVDTESESIFGRNSTKTVSELTQQKVDAEIRALVDSQYALARSILEQNRDKVEAMVAALLEWETIDAEQINDIMEGRPPRAPKPPPATQFGNSAGTPGPATGSAPATA; translated from the coding sequence TTGAACAGCAATATGTTCCAAAAAATCGGTGTGTGGCTCATTGTGGGCTTGGTACTTTTCACTGTTTTTAAACAGTTTGATAAGCCCAAGGACCAAACTCAGGTCACGTATTCTCAATTCATGGATGACGCTAAAGCTGGCAAAGTTAAACGCGTTGATGTGCAAGGCCGCACATTACAAGTAACCCCAGCTGATGGCAACAAGTATTCGATTATCTCTCCCGGTGATATTTGGATGGTTGGTGATTTGATGAAATACGGTGTTCAGGTAACAGGTAAAGCCGATGATGAGCCGAACATGTTGGTTTCTGCCTTGTACTATCTTGGTCCTACCTTATTAATTATTGGCTTTTGGTTTTTCATGATGCGCCAAATGCAGGGTGGCGGCAAAGGCGGAGCATTCTCCTTTGGCAAATCAAAGGCACGCCTCATTGATGAAAATAGCAATACAGTTACTTTCGCAGACGTTGCTGGATGTGACGAGGCAAAAGAAGAAGTTTTTGAGATTGTTGATTTCTTAAAAGATCCGCAAAAGTTTCAAAAACTTGGCGGCCGAATTCCTCATGGTGTCTTGCTGGTTGGTCCTCCGGGTACTGGTAAGACTCTTTTGGCTCGCGCCATTGCGGGTGAAGCCAAGGTTCCATTCTTCTCTATTTCTGGCTCTGACTTCGTTGAGATGTTTGTTGGTGTTGGCGCATCTCGTGTACGAGATATGTTTGAGAACGCAAAGAAAAACTCTCCTTGCATCATCTTTATCGATGAAATTGATGCAGTAGGTCGTCACCGCGGCGCCGGTATGGGTGGCGGCAATGATGAACGCGAACAAACTCTCAACCAGATGCTAGTTGAGATGGATGGTTTTGAAAGTAACAGCGGCGTGATCGTCGTTGCTGCAACCAACCGCTCTGATGTCTTAGATAAAGCGTTATTACGCCCAGGACGTTTCGATCGACAGGTTCATGTAGGCTTGCCGGACATTCGTGGCCGTGAGCAGATTTTGCAAGTTCATATGCGTAAAGTTCCAATTGATCCTGACGTGAATGCTGCTGTTTTGGCTCGCGGCACTCCAGGTTTCTCCGGCGCAGATTTGGCAAACTTGGTAAATGAATCTGCGTTGTTTGCGGCTCGTCGTAATAAGCGTGCAGTAGACATGAAGGATTTCGAGGACGCAAAAGATAAGATCTACATGGGGCCTGAGCGCAAGTCTGCGGTCATGCGTGAAGAAGAGCGCCGCAATACTGCTTATCATGAGTCCGGTCATGCTGTTGTTGCTAAGATATTGCCTAAGGCCGATCCGGTCCATAAGGTCACCATCATGCCTCGCGGTATGGCACTTGGTGTTACCTGGCAGTTGCCTGAGTTTGATCGTGTGAACTTGTACAAAGATCGCATGATGGAAGAGTTGGCCATTTTATTTGGTGGGCGTGCCGCTGAAGAAGTATTTTTGCACTCCATGAGCACCGGTGCTTCTAATGACTTTGAGCGCGCTACAAAAATGGCTCGCGACATGGTTACTCGCTATGGCATGAGTGATAGCTTGGGTACGATGGTTTATGTTGACACCGAGTCTGAAAGTATTTTTGGTCGCAACAGCACCAAAACTGTTTCTGAGTTGACCCAACAAAAAGTAGATGCAGAAATTCGTGCCTTGGTAGATAGTCAGTATGCTTTGGCCAGATCCATCCTAGAACAGAATCGCGATAAGGTTGAGGCAATGGTGGCTGCTTTGCTTGAATGGGAAACAATTGATGCAGAGCAAATCAATGACATCATGGAAGGTCGCCCACCACGAGCACCTAAACCACCTCCAGCGACACAGTTTGGCAATTCTGCTGGCACCCCTGGACCTGCGACTGGCAGCGCTCCAGCTACTGCATAA
- a CDS encoding RlmE family RNA methyltransferase codes for MAKNKFNKSWLQDHLTDPYVKKAQKEGYRARAVYKLSEIDEQDHLIKAGMTIVDLGSAPGSWSQYVRNRLTELGKSNPKIESGKPDGQIIAIDILPMEDIADVSFIQGDFREDEGLAALEALLPESADGKVDLVLSDMAPNLSGVGVADAARMAFLAEIALDFATAHLKPEGALLIKCFNGSGYSQIVESFKKVFKTVASRKPKASRAKSSEIFLLGRNLKSPK; via the coding sequence GTGGCGAAGAATAAATTTAATAAAAGTTGGTTGCAGGATCATCTAACCGATCCTTATGTGAAGAAGGCTCAAAAAGAGGGCTATCGCGCTAGAGCGGTTTATAAGCTTAGTGAAATTGACGAGCAGGATCATCTCATCAAAGCAGGGATGACCATTGTTGACTTAGGGAGCGCTCCAGGGAGTTGGTCCCAGTACGTGCGCAACCGTCTTACTGAGCTTGGTAAAAGTAACCCCAAAATAGAATCCGGAAAGCCTGATGGACAAATTATTGCCATTGATATTTTGCCAATGGAAGATATTGCCGATGTGAGCTTTATTCAGGGTGACTTTAGAGAGGATGAGGGGCTTGCTGCGTTAGAAGCACTTTTGCCTGAGAGCGCAGATGGCAAGGTTGATTTGGTTTTGTCAGATATGGCGCCAAACCTTTCAGGGGTGGGTGTAGCTGATGCAGCCAGAATGGCTTTTTTGGCTGAGATTGCTCTAGACTTTGCTACCGCCCATCTGAAACCAGAGGGCGCTCTTTTGATTAAATGTTTCAACGGTAGTGGTTACAGCCAGATCGTGGAATCCTTTAAAAAGGTCTTCAAAACGGTTGCTTCCCGCAAACCCAAAGCATCCAGGGCAAAGTCTTCAGAGATCTTCCTTTTGGGCAGAAATCTAAAGTCCCCAAAATAA
- a CDS encoding YhbY family RNA-binding protein, whose protein sequence is MTANSSQKVNLGPQCSIIKPMTALTITPAQRKSLKADAHDLSPVVMIGGDGLTPAVLKEAKLAINHHGLIKIRVFGDEREARIAIYEELCDKLDAAPVQHIGKLLVLWKPKDMVDEAFSNLGRSSKQTKKSLQAPRTKRQPNRAPTKAGIRTSTSERSDRRSASNAAPFARAAAVRSATPKKRVLRSEAAESKIGWSSPGYRKAVAAPAPIKKRKVRMSSTKKKSLGS, encoded by the coding sequence ATGACTGCAAATTCAAGCCAAAAGGTCAATTTAGGCCCTCAATGCTCTATCATCAAGCCCATGACTGCACTAACAATTACCCCTGCACAACGTAAATCCCTTAAAGCTGATGCTCATGACTTAAGTCCTGTTGTCATGATCGGTGGCGATGGCCTAACGCCCGCCGTACTCAAAGAAGCCAAATTGGCTATTAATCATCATGGATTGATTAAGATCCGCGTTTTTGGGGATGAGCGGGAAGCACGCATTGCCATCTATGAAGAGCTTTGCGATAAATTGGATGCCGCCCCAGTTCAACATATTGGTAAATTGCTCGTGTTGTGGAAACCAAAAGACATGGTTGATGAGGCCTTTAGCAATTTAGGTCGATCAAGCAAGCAAACTAAAAAATCTTTACAGGCACCCCGTACAAAACGTCAGCCAAATCGCGCTCCTACGAAAGCCGGTATTCGCACCAGCACCTCCGAAAGATCAGATCGTCGCTCTGCGTCAAATGCTGCACCTTTTGCACGTGCCGCCGCAGTGAGGTCAGCCACACCTAAAAAACGAGTTCTACGCTCTGAAGCAGCAGAATCAAAAATTGGATGGTCGTCACCTGGCTACAGAAAAGCAGTTGCTGCACCAGCACCAATTAAGAAGCGTAAGGTCAGAATGAGTAGTACGAAGAAAAAATCACTCGGCTCTTAA
- a CDS encoding DUF4149 domain-containing protein, with protein sequence MHCLQTQRVFNLISGLWVGSFITIGFLVVPILFSSLGDRQVAGMVAASLFRATAYLGVVASTLLMIIASNLVRQGKNHYRIIRWILLGMFACAVAAAFIIIPWMNSLRDQALYLGLSVPESTHAPLFNRLHGVSSILFMIQALLGVALVWRATKNAV encoded by the coding sequence ATGCATTGCCTTCAAACCCAGAGAGTCTTTAACCTGATTTCAGGCCTCTGGGTAGGTAGCTTCATCACCATTGGATTTTTAGTAGTTCCAATTCTTTTCTCTAGCCTAGGTGATCGACAGGTTGCTGGCATGGTTGCCGCTAGTCTTTTCAGAGCAACTGCGTATCTTGGTGTTGTCGCCAGCACACTATTAATGATTATTGCAAGCAACCTAGTAAGGCAGGGTAAGAACCATTACCGCATCATTCGCTGGATACTATTAGGAATGTTTGCTTGCGCAGTTGCTGCTGCGTTCATCATTATTCCGTGGATGAATTCACTCAGAGATCAGGCGCTCTATTTGGGTTTATCTGTCCCTGAATCAACCCATGCGCCTTTGTTCAATCGACTTCATGGGGTATCTAGCATTCTCTTTATGATTCAGGCTCTACTTGGGGTTGCGCTCGTTTGGCGAGCAACAAAAAACGCCGTCTAG
- the greA gene encoding transcription elongation factor GreA, translating into MSTIPITKHGAELLKEELHRLKHVERPAVINAISEARAQGDLSENAEYDAAKEKQGFIEGRIQELEGKLSAAQIIDPSTLDVAGRIVFGATVDLEDLEDGTKLTYQIVGDDEADIAVKKISISSPIARALIGKEEGDVVAVQAPGGNREVEILAVRYV; encoded by the coding sequence ATGAGCACAATCCCGATTACCAAGCACGGTGCAGAACTTCTTAAAGAAGAGTTGCACCGTCTTAAACACGTAGAACGTCCTGCGGTAATTAATGCCATCTCTGAAGCTCGCGCTCAAGGCGATCTCTCTGAGAACGCTGAATACGATGCAGCCAAAGAAAAGCAAGGCTTTATTGAAGGTCGCATTCAAGAGTTGGAGGGCAAGTTATCTGCAGCTCAAATTATTGATCCTTCCACCTTGGATGTTGCTGGACGAATAGTGTTTGGCGCTACCGTTGATCTAGAGGACCTGGAGGATGGCACGAAACTGACCTATCAAATTGTTGGGGATGATGAGGCAGATATCGCTGTAAAGAAAATCTCTATCAGCTCACCGATTGCACGCGCATTAATTGGCAAAGAAGAGGGTGATGTTGTGGCTGTTCAAGCGCCTGGCGGTAACCGCGAAGTTGAAATATTGGCTGTGCGTTACGTCTAA